A genomic stretch from Cellulomonas sp. KRMCY2 includes:
- a CDS encoding class I SAM-dependent methyltransferase translates to MPPGPDADSAPADSAPSDGDHYFSAEPASAAERRTLDVHLAGRDLTVQTASGIFSPGRVDLGTQVLLRSVPAPPPAGNLLDLGCGWGPIAVTLALLAPGATVWAVDVNTRALDLLRHTIRDLGLENVVAVGPDDVPDDVLFAAVWSNPPIRVGKEVLHGMLGRWLRRLTPEGQAHLVVQRNLGADSLQRWIVTELGLPTERVASAKGFRVLRVSPA, encoded by the coding sequence ATGCCCCCCGGTCCTGACGCCGACAGCGCCCCGGCCGACAGCGCGCCGTCGGACGGCGACCACTACTTCTCGGCGGAGCCCGCCTCCGCCGCCGAGCGCCGCACGCTCGACGTGCACCTCGCAGGCCGCGACCTGACCGTGCAGACGGCTTCGGGCATCTTCTCCCCCGGCCGGGTCGATCTCGGCACCCAGGTGCTCCTGCGCTCGGTCCCGGCACCGCCGCCCGCGGGGAACCTGCTCGACCTCGGCTGCGGCTGGGGCCCGATCGCCGTGACCCTGGCCCTCCTGGCGCCGGGTGCGACCGTCTGGGCGGTGGACGTCAACACGCGCGCGCTCGACCTGCTCCGGCACACCATCCGGGACCTGGGGCTCGAGAACGTCGTCGCGGTCGGTCCGGACGACGTACCGGACGACGTGCTCTTCGCGGCCGTGTGGTCCAACCCGCCGATCCGGGTGGGCAAGGAGGTGCTGCACGGGATGCTCGGACGGTGGCTCCGCCGCCTCACGCCCGAGGGCCAGGCCCACCTGGTCGTCCAGCGCAACCTGGGCGCCGACTCCCTGCAGCGCTGGATCGTCACGGAGCTGGGGCTGCCGACCGAGCGGGTCGCCAGCGCCAAGGGCTTCCGCGTCCTGCGGGTCAGCCCGGCCTGA